DNA from Leishmania braziliensis MHOM/BR/75/M2904 complete genome, chromosome 21:
acgcagcagcgaggagaagcgggCATTGGCCCGCGCcaatgagcagcagctgcaggagatgcgtGAGGCTGCCGAGGTGCACCGCCAGGTCCGCACCTGGGCACAGAGCTGGATCAAGCCAGATCTATCGCTGATGCTCATGACCGATCGTATCGAGAAGAAGTTGAATGAGTTGATTGGCAAGGATGGCATCGTGCGTGGGCAGGCCTTCCCGACGGGATGCTCGCTGAACCACGTCGCCGCGCACTACACGCCTAACACCGGTGACGAAAAGGTCGTTGTAACCTACAATGATGTGATGAAGGTAGATTTTGGCACTCACATCAACGGCCGCATCATCGACTGCGCCTGGACAGTTGCCTTCAACCCGATGTTCgacccgctgctgcaggccgTGAAAGAGGCGACGTACGAGGGTATCAAGCAGGCGGGCATCGACGTTCGTCTTGGCGACATTGGTGCCGCCATCGAGGAGGTGATGGAGTCGCACGAGGTGGAGATCAACGGCAAGGTATACCAGGTGAAGAGCATCCGTAACTTGTCCGGTCACAACATTGCTCCCTACATCATCCATAGCGGCAAGAGTGTACCCATCGTGAAGGGTGGCGAGCAGACgaagatggaggagggagaggtgtTCGCCATCGAAACCTTCGGCTCCACTGGACGCGGCTTCGTGAATGAGGATCTGGAGTGCTCCCACTACATGATGCAACCCGGCGCAGAGGtgatgcagctgcgctcggagaaggcgcagcagcttctgAAGCACATCCACAAGTCGTACAGCACGCTGGCGTTCTGCCGCAAGTGGCTCGATCGCGACGGCTTCGATCGTCACCTCATGAACCTGAACCGCCTGGTCGATGAGGGCGCCGTGAGGAAGTACCCGCCACTGGTGGATGTCAAGGGCAGCTACACGGCCCAATTCGAGCACACCATTTACCTTGGCCCAACTGCGAAGGAGATTCTATCCAAGGGGAACGACTACTAGGCGTGAGTGTAGTGgcaaagggagagggcaagGGAGGGGACccacagagggagagtggAGGATGCAGTAGACGTGCGTATGCGAAAGGATACCAGCGCCGGTCCTTGAGGTGAGAAGGCTACGTGTAGGCTCCTGGGTCTGCAGGCTGCTGAGCGCTTCCTCTCTTGCTTAttcgcctctttccttctcttgctctctcgcaGCCCCTCCTCGTTACCTTTCTAGTGCTGTGCGCACTCTCCCTCTGTTTTACTGCTTCTTGTCGCTCTCACATGACGTTGATGATGGCGATGGAGAATCCATGATGCTTTTTTTCTCATTTCACACGCCGCACCCCCCTGATGGCGGGCaggacccccctcccctccctgtgCTTGGTGTATCCCAGGGCCCAGTATACCCCCGCGCCCTCTGTGTGAGGAGGGCCCAGCAGCCCCACTTtacccctgccaatgccagaccacctctggcggtgacaggcTCTGGGCGGCACTGCGGGCGTTGGTGCCATCCGTGTGGTGCGCAGGGTGTCTGCATGACTCGGGCGTGCTGCACCCggctctcgctgcctgctggtgcgggtggcggccggcgcgACGGGGGCTGCTGTGGGGCTgtctgcggtgtgtgtgtgtgtgtggggggttTGGGGCGGGTGCTGTGCTCAGATGGTTGAGCCGGTGCCCTGCTGCTacgcgcgtgtctgcggcggcgttgcacgacgcggtgggcctgtggcaggccgtgggcggggtggggaaTCACTCGTGTGTTGTGTGGCGGAGAGCGGACATGTGGGAGGTATGAATATCGTCCTGATATTGTGGCCGTCGCTATGCGTTGGctgccccccaccctctttcCCGCATTCATCCATTTGTCTCATCTTGTGGGTGTTGTGGAGGGTAATGAGGATAACATACGTGTTGTGTCAtgtcatgtgtgtgtgtgtgtgtgttgcgtaTTGggcttcttttttcttttctgaggaggagggcttTCCTTCTCCACTTTCATCCAAGCTGCATTTTTGCACCTTTCTCAGCTTcgccgtgcgcgtgtgaTGGTCTGCAGGTattggtgtgcgtgtgtgtctgagTGCCCACTGTTTCGCAAttcctctttctgtttcACTTTTTATCCCCACCTTTGCCGCTGTCCCCGTGTGCTACGAGGGCAGCTTTTAtcgcctctctcactctttcatgtgtgcgtgcgtgtgtgcgttctgccgctgcccttgtGCGACTCCTCGACCGCCAACGGCTTCTTCAACagtttctccctctcctttcttttgctcTGAGGTCCTTCaggcttctctctctctctgtgctgaTCCGCCCACCGCGAGAGCGTGTGCTGCCGGGCTGTGGTTCTCATGCGTTTATATATGTGTGTATTTTGTTCAATGCGTGGCACGGGGGCGAGAGGCCTGCATGGACGTATGCgtctggtggtggtgactgCATTGACTGCCGCACAGCCTTTCTCACCCCAGACCATGTGTACGTCTAGGCTGTGTGGCGGCGTGTGCAGCTAAAGGCTCATGACCGATTTCTAGCAATCGAGGTTCTCTCAGAGAGGCTACGCGACAGGCATGCATTGATGTTGGCGCCGTCTTTACCACGGTGGGCCGGGCAAGACACGACGACGAGTGTCTCGCGAGGGTGCTGGTTTAATTTATCTGACTTTCTCATGCACTGTGATGGTGTCTTGGCTCGTCGTACTACACACGGCTCATTCAGTGCTTCTGCTTCATCAACCAAGCTCGAAGCGTACGTATGCGCAGCTTTGTGAAGAGATTCTGTGCGCTGgctttttttgcctttccaCTTTTGATGTGATGGACCTTTTGATGGAGGCAGTGCCGCTTACTTCAACGTCCAGACCCACGTACTCGCCCTTTACGGTTTCCTCCACTTCACCTCCGCCCTCTActcgtcttctcttccttgtTCCAATGCGCCCCTTCCTCACACGGCGTACGTGcatgcttgtgtgtgtatgtgtgcagGTGCTCCCCCCCTGCAGTTTGCGGCAGGCTGTGTACCTTGTTTTGGGCGCCCCCTCGGCTCTCCTTGCTTCTCTCGTCCCTTGCCGCGCCCACAACATCGATTCACCTTTGCCTGCACACAAAGACTGCGCAGGTGGAAAGAAAACACGTgcgcggccgcagcggccttTGACGCTCAGGTACACCAAAATAAAAGTGTAGACCAGCAGCGGGGCGGTAGGCAGCTCGTAAGCGCTTTGATTGGCAAGGACACCCGCCTCCTTTCCTGTCTTCTCCCGTAGCCAGGATCGATTAGCAGCTCCCCCAAACAACCAGAAGCGTTGCCGCTCTCCCCTTCACGCCCTCTCTtgccctctcgctctgcacGAAGACGTAGAGGATGAAGTCGTCCGACATCTTTCATGCGTGCAGGTACACACCCATCTTGCTCAAGAGTCGCACCCATGATAGCGGGGTCAACCAGTACGGCCTGAAACCCACCAACTCATACGACTACCTGAATCCGACAAACTTGGTGAACTTTGGGCGCGGCACCGCTTTCGACAACCTCGGCGTGCGCCGCTCCGAGCGAGGCCAAATTGACTCGTCCCCCTCGCTCGGTGGTTCGCCTGTGTTCACGCAGGCAAAGCTACTAGGGTTGAGCGGCGACGACCAGCTCCGCCTCTGCGAGTCGGAGACTACGCAGTTGCGGATGTGCATGGTGAAGggcggcagcacctgcgAGCGCGAGAGTCTTCTGCTGGACTCGTGCCTCTCCAAGGTCGGCCATTTGCGCCGTGCTATTAGCCAAGCCGGCTCCGAGTTCAACGACTGGTTTATTCAGAATGTGTCTGACAACCACACGAAGCCGTTTCAGCACCGTCCACACGACTGGCGGCACTACTACGCACAGGAGAAGCTTGTGCgtgagaagcagcagaacgGGCACGCGTACGGGCGGCGGCCGAAGGAGTTCTCTTTTGGTGCTCGCTATGTTAAGACGGAGGGCTACGGCAAGCGACCGCGTCTGCCATATAACAAGTGAGCTGCACGATGCCGGAGACGTGTGGGCGGTGGACTCTCTTacagtgtgggtgtgcgtgtgtaagTGCCTcacaagggggagggggaggagagggagagagggaagctGCGTAGGCGCCGTCACTAGCGCATGTCTGTCTTGTCTGTCGAGTTCTGCAAGGTGCGTTGTGCTTCATCCTTTTCAAAAATGTTTTGTgttgtttgcttctctctggcTCGCGTGCTCCCCGTGACCCCCATCTCTCCATCTCCCTCGTTCGGAGGCGCACGTGCTGACAAGCATTGGTGTGCCCGTTCGTTCATCACATGGCCAAGTCGCACTCAGGGCTACCGACACCGGCACCAACACGGGTACACATATCCACTTTGGGCGTGCAATCAGAGGTGTGCACTTTCATCGAGGCACGCGtgtgtgatggtggtggcagtggtgactCCTTAGTGCACACTACCCATCCCTTTCCACCCCCCGCTTCCGGGCCCCTTtgcgctcctctgcgctgtTTCTCATAACCCCCACCATTGTCTGCCCAAGGCAAAAGTTTCGCACTCTTTGCCGCCAGTTGCGCTTGTCCAACCATGCTGCTGGACCGATCGGTGGGAGGGCGTCAGGGAGGGAAACGAGCAGTAGACGAGAGTACCGTCGATGAAGGAGCAGATGGGCGTGCAAGCGTACGTGTGTACCCCTATACATCCATTAgccctctctgctctccgATCTTGTTCATTTCTGCCACCTCTCTTCTGTAAAGGCAAAAGGGGCACTCCTCCACGCAGCCAGATGCTGAGGcatctcccctctctctattttttttcccctttccctctcgctgcaTTGACTGACTTCACTCTGCACATTACCCACACTACCCAAGCGTATTCGGTGTTGATCCAGAACCCTCGCTTACATCAACCTCAACTtgctcgcctctctttcctcccctcttctctgtccCCTTCTTTAGTAATCAGAAGCTCACACACCAGCAGAAGTGAGCGAAGGACCTACGCACATCCCCTCTCTATCGATTCACATACTTCactgcctctcttccacaTGGCCATTTCGCTCGTTGCAAGCGGCAATACGGTGAAGGAGGACAGCGAGCTCTTTTTCGCCGTTACACGTGACTTCTCTGTGCCAGGGGCCAGCAAACAGTATCAGACACCGCGCGCGTTCAACCAGCTCCTACGCAGTcgcctgcggcagcgcaacCGGTTCaaccacgaccaccacgacACGTGCATGTACATTGCACGATCAAAGAATGCCAACGTGGTGGCGTACACCGCGAACCTTGTCGATGCCGCCACGAAGGAGAGGGTTGTGTCTGGCATTGGGCGGCAGTGCGTGCTGTGCCGTGATGACCCTTTGCACGCGTACTTTGTAAACCTCGAGCCATCCTACGTGGAGAATCGCCGCCGCAAGGGCATCGAGTATGACTGCGACGATCTCAACATACTTGAGCGGACGATGGCGTACGGGTGCTTAGCGGCGCCGGTGAGCACGGAGGGCGCCCTGGTGTACTGGAGANNNNNNNNNNNNNNNNNNNNNNNNNNNNNNNNNNNNNNNNNNNNNNNNNNNNNNNNNNNNNNNNNNNNNNNNNNNNNNNNNNNNNNNNNNNNNNNNNNNNttttcccccccccctttccagCCCACGCACCCGTGTTGCACCATAGGCGCACGCGTGCCAGTGGGgggttgggggggggggctgctcACTcatttttcctttcttcgtCTGGTGTGGGTATGGATGAAATAATAAAATGTGCAGCACGAGCCGACGACAGCACCTGCAACGACGAAAAGGGGAGCCTTCGCTCTGTAGCCTTCTGCCAatcctccccctcctgtgAGAGGACGGGGCCTCCTTGTAGGTGAGACTGAGTGCGCCGTATGCGGTGCGCTGGGGCCACCCCCCGTTGCACCGGCAAGCCCAATCGGCATCGAATGCGCTCTGGgggcctttttttctttgcctctcctcacaccttccctctctcgcaaCGGACTTTAGGTCAGCACCGGTGATTCCTCTTGCGTGTATGTTTTACAAGGtagtctctccctccctcgctctctctacTCTATCCTCTCGCATTTTAGCGTCGCTGCCCCGGCACCATTCACTGTCACAGCGTCCTCGTGtatttctctcttcctctctctagCTCCCTCATCGTGGTGTACTACGAAAGGGGAGCGAtacgagagggagggattGGAGCGGACGACTTTTAGGCAGCGGTTGGCTgagcgtctgtgtgtgcttcaGGTAGAGGAGATGAGTGCGCCATGGGAGTTCCTGAACGAGAGGGACTGGCTGGAGGCGCATCAAGTGCTTCTCGCTGACATATTTGTACAGCATTAGCAGCTGAACTGAGGC
Protein-coding regions in this window:
- a CDS encoding putative methionine aminopeptidase 2 encodes the protein MPPKNASKNKQQPKQQGGNRKGKGSNDDTEDFDAMLAAAVSATMANTAKNHSNNNQAKRNSSGNGATPANRCLAADEPVVPSSADHPENPYPKTESTYPRQTWPEPTVPVSKQFPAYRFPAGEIVDHPGEMNNFRRSSEEKRALARANEQQLQEMREAAEVHRQVRTWAQSWIKPDLSLMLMTDRIEKKLNELIGKDGIVRGQAFPTGCSLNHVAAHYTPNTGDEKVVVTYNDVMKVDFGTHINGRIIDCAWTVAFNPMFDPLLQAVKEATYEGIKQAGIDVRLGDIGAAIEEVMESHEVEINGKVYQVKSIRNLSGHNIAPYIIHSGKSVPIVKGGEQTKMEEGEVFAIETFGSTGRGFVNEDLECSHYMMQPGAEVMQLRSEKAQQLLKHIHKSYSTLAFCRKWLDRDGFDRHLMNLNRLVDEGAVRKYPPLVDVKGSYTAQFEHTIYLGPTAKEILSKGNDY